From the genome of Triticum aestivum cultivar Chinese Spring chromosome 3B, IWGSC CS RefSeq v2.1, whole genome shotgun sequence, one region includes:
- the LOC123065477 gene encoding indole-3-pyruvate monooxygenase YUCCA1-like, with product MDKEEQEDRATWVPGALIVGAGPSGLAAAACLAARGVPATVLERSDSLAFAWRHRMYDRLALHLPKRFCELPLLPFPAEYPTYPCKDQFVAYMEAYAAAAGVAPRFGASVEEAAFDASAGAWAVRLAGGEVLMTKWLVVATGENAEPHVPDFPGMRQFAGRVLHTCEYKCGEEFAGEKVLVVGCGNSGMEVSLDLCRHGAKPSMVVRNTVHVLPKEMLGVSTFGIAMALLKWLPVQLVDRFILAAARLTLGNTSQLGLRRPKTGPIELKNLTGRTPVLDVGTLDHIKSGKIKVVGAVKEVTRLGARLADGKEEQQFDAIILATGYRSNVPSWLKDGGDVFTTEGTPKTPFPDGWKGRNGLYTVGFSQRGLLGTSSDALCIARDIYGQWRERERERERDKPTSNVH from the exons ATGGACAAGGAGGAGCAAGAAGACCGCGCGACGTGGGTCCCCGGCGCCCTCATCGTCGGCGCGGGCCCGTCGGGGCTGGCAGCCGCCGCGTGCCTCGCGGCTCGCGGCGTGCCGGCCACGGTGCTCGAGAGGTCCGACTCGCTGGCCTTTGCGTGGCGCCACCGCATGTACGACCGCCTCGCGCTCCACCTGCCCAAGCGCTTCTGCGAGCTGCCGCTCCTCCCGTTCCCGGCCGAGTACCCGACCTACCCCTGCAAGGACCAGTTCGTGGCGTACATGGAGGCGTACGCCGCCGCGGCGGGCGTGGCCCCTCGCTTCGGCGCCAGCGTCGAGGAGGCCGCGTTCGACGCGTCTGCGGGCGCCTGGGCGGTGCGCCTGGCGGGCGGCGAGGTGCTGATGACCAAGTGGCTGGTCGTGGCGACGGGCGAGAACGCCGAGCCGCACGTCCCGGACTTCCCCGGCATGCGGCAGTTCGCCGGGCGCGTCCTGCACACGTGCGAGTACAAGTGCGGCGAGGAGTTCGCCGGGGAAAAGGTGTTGGTGGTGGGGTGCGGGAACTCCGGCATGGAGGTGAGCTTGGATTTGTGCCGGCATGGCGCTAAGCCCTCCATGGTGGTGCGGAACACG GTCCATGTgctgccaaaggagatgttgggtGTGTCCACGTTTGGCATTGCCATGGCTTTGCTCAAATGGCTGCCGGTCCAGCTGGTGGATCGGTTCATCCTGGCGGCGGCGCGCTTGACCCTGGGCAACACGAGCCAGCTCGGGCTTAGGCGGCCCAAGACGGGGCCCATCGAGCTGAAGAACCTCACCGGCAGAACCCCCGTGCTGGACGTCGGGACTCTAGACCACATCAAATCAGGCAAAATTAAG GTGGTAGGAGCAGTGAAGGAGGTGACGAGGCTCGGGGCCAGGCTCGCGGACGGCAAGGAGGAGCAGCAGTTCGACGCAATAATACTGGCGACGGGCTACAGGAGCAACGTGCCGTCCTGGCTCAAG GATGGGGGTGATGTCTTCACAACAGAAGGCACGCCCAAAACCCCTTTCCCTGACGGCTGGAAAGGGCGAAACGGGCTCTACACCGTCGGATTCTCGCAGCGAGGGCTCCTCGGAACATCATCAGACGCCCTATGCATCGCCAGAGATATATATGGCCAATGGAGGGAAAGAGAAAGAGAACGAGAAAGAGATAAACCCACTAGCAATGTGCACTAA